A window of Bacillus sp. DX3.1 genomic DNA:
TTTCGCTTCTTTCATTACTTTATCTAGACCTTCTAAACCACGTGTTGTAATATCGATTAATGTTTGACGATCTTTCATGATATTCAAATCAAAATCTGGCGTAACACCAAAAATTTCTAATACTTGGTCTAACATTTGGCGATGCTGTGCCGTTACTGTTACAATCGATTCGATTTGCTCTGGGTGTTTTTGCAACTCTAACACAAGGGGTGCCATCTTAATTGCTTCTGGGCGCGTCCCAAAAATTGTCATAACTTTCAAACGCTTTGTCATTTCATTGCCTCTTTTCTCTCACTAATTCACATATATGTTAGCATTATTACATTGCCATTATATATGAAAAGGTAAGATGATAAAAGGAATCATTCCTAATAGATAGTGGAAGTCTTCCTATTACGAATCCTTTTTCTTCCAACAGAATAATAATCCATTCCGTATTTCTCAGCATCTTTTAGGCTATAACAATTTCTCCCATCAAATATAATAGGTTCACGCATAAGCTTCACATACTTTTCTATAGGATACGTTCGTATATCCTCCCATTCGGTTACGATAAACGCCGCTTCCGCTCCTGTAATTGCCTCATCCATACAAGTTGTATATCGCACTTGCTTCGCAAACAACTGCTTCATATGAGGAATGGCCTGTGGATCATATACAATAACGTTAGCGCCTATCTTTAAAAGCTCCTTGATAATAAGAAGAGAAGGTGCTTCTCGTATATCATCTGTATTTGGTTTAAAAGCCGCTCCCAGCACCGCAATACGTTTCTCGTTTAAATTCATCATCTTTTTCGCTTTATTCACAAGCATCATTTGTTGCTTATTATTCACCTCAATGACTGCTTTTAGTAATTGAAAATCATGCGCAATATTCCCTGCGATTTGAACAAGAGCATTTGTATCCTTTGGAAAACACGAGCCGCCATAGCCAATACCGGCTTGTAAAAAATGTGGACCGATTCGCTTATCCCTTCCCATACCGGCCGCTACTTCTAACACGTCCGCTCCTACCTTTTCACATATATTTGAAATTTCATTTATAAAACTAATCTTTGTAGCTAAAAAAGCGTTTGAAGCATATTTTATCATTTCCGCACTTCGAATATCCGTAACAAACGTTTCAATCGCTAACTCTCTATATAAGTTCTCTACTTTCTTCGCAATTTCTGCTTTTTCGGCCCCAATCACAATACGGTCACCATGAAAAAAGTCATACACACCAGAACCTTCTCGTAAAAATTCCGGATTCGATACAATATGTATCCTGTGTTTTCGCTCTAACTTCTCCAAAATCCATTCCTTTATTTTGTCATTGGTCCCTACAGGAACAGTACTCTTCGTAATCACAATCACATCCGAATTTACATACGTTCCAATATCATGACACACATTACGAATATAAGTTAAATCTGCAGTTCCATCAGGCAATGAGGGCGTTCCTACTGCTACAAATAAGTAATCTACCCCTTCAAACGCCTGAGCTTGACTTGATGTGAATGTTAAAAGTTTCTTTTGAACAGCCTTATCTACTAATTGTTGTAGACCTGGCTCATAAATCGGTAATTCGCCTTGCATCATTCTTTCAATTTTCCCTTGATCAATATCAAAACAAGTAACTGGATGACCTAATGTCGCTAAACCTACGCCAGTGACTAATCCGACATACCCAGTACCTATAACGGTAATTTTCATACTTCACCTCTTATTTCTTAACTTTGCGTACAATCATAAAGTGAAACTGTGATTAATGGAGTTTTCTGC
This region includes:
- a CDS encoding UDP-glucose/GDP-mannose dehydrogenase family protein — its product is MKITVIGTGYVGLVTGVGLATLGHPVTCFDIDQGKIERMMQGELPIYEPGLQQLVDKAVQKKLLTFTSSQAQAFEGVDYLFVAVGTPSLPDGTADLTYIRNVCHDIGTYVNSDVIVITKSTVPVGTNDKIKEWILEKLERKHRIHIVSNPEFLREGSGVYDFFHGDRIVIGAEKAEIAKKVENLYRELAIETFVTDIRSAEMIKYASNAFLATKISFINEISNICEKVGADVLEVAAGMGRDKRIGPHFLQAGIGYGGSCFPKDTNALVQIAGNIAHDFQLLKAVIEVNNKQQMMLVNKAKKMMNLNEKRIAVLGAAFKPNTDDIREAPSLLIIKELLKIGANVIVYDPQAIPHMKQLFAKQVRYTTCMDEAITGAEAAFIVTEWEDIRTYPIEKYVKLMREPIIFDGRNCYSLKDAEKYGMDYYSVGRKRIRNRKTSTIY